A stretch of Besnoitia besnoiti strain Bb-Ger1 chromosome V, whole genome shotgun sequence DNA encodes these proteins:
- a CDS encoding lipoic acid synthase LIPA (encoded by transcript BESB_060200) produces MRSLFVCCLTLPLCATLAAGFLRTSHSSALSPRAPAVGSPSETVVAPPSVSPQFSSFSSFELVSPSHSPPPSPGFVSVSSFLSQSSHSPAPAASSPLRPLRRRAASSAEEALSPHGGRQALFAECCGSRGSTCAPIANAAAAGDLGNAAPSGKKGGVTPRVGETTAGPRPDWFHVPAPQAAARGAEESRYQQLQRQIRGLQLHTVCEEAKCPNIGECWNGGTATLILLGDTCTRGCRFCAIKTSSKPPPPDPQEPEKVADAVAKWDIDYVVMTSVDRDDMPDGGAAHFARTVQLVKKVKPSMLVECLVSDFQGMEGSVRTLAQSGLDVYAHNIETVRRLTPYVRDKRAKYDQSLRVLQAAKKFNPSVFTKSSIMVGLGETEEEVVETLRDLRAHNVDVVTLGQYLRPTKQQLGVVEYVTPEKFRRYQELAEGMGFKYVASGPLVRSSYKAGEYFMKHLIDDARKKGYGDTVKEVKLEADVGTLKGETTTFGAE; encoded by the exons ATGAGGTCTCTATTTGTTTGTTGTCTcactctgcctctctgtgcAACGTTGGCTGCGGGTTTCCTGCGAACTTCCCACAGCtcggcgctctctccgcgcgcaccCGCAGTCGGCTCGCCGTCGGAGACTGTGGTAGCtcctccctctgtctctccccagttctcttcgttttcctctttcGAGCTCGTTTCGCCGTCtcactcgcctccgccctctccaGGCTTTGTCTCAGTCTCTTCGTTCCTGTCTCAGTCGTCGCACTCTCCTGCCCCGGCagcttcgtcgccgctgcgccctctgcgccggcgcgcggccagCTCTGCTGAAGAGGCCCTATCTCCTCATGGAGGCCGCCAGGCACTCTTTGCTGAATGCTGCGGCTCCAGAGGGAGCACGTGCGCCCCAATAGCGaatgcggctgccgctggcgaccTCGGGAACGCAGCGCCGAGCGGAAAGAAGGGCGGAGTCACTCCTCGCGTCGGCGAAACAACCGCAGGGCCTCGGCCCGACTGGTTCCACGTGCCCGCCCCGCaggccgctgcccgcggcgctgaggagTCGCGCtaccagcagctgcagaggcaaaTCCGCGGCCTGCAACTTCACACG GTATGCGAGGAAGCCAAGTGCCCAAACATCGGCGAGTGTTGGAACGGGGGCACTGCGACGCTCATTCTTCTGGGCGACACGTGCACGCGAGGctgtcgcttctgcgcgaTCAAAACGTCCAGCAAGCCCCCCCCACCCGATCCGCAAGAGCCCGAAAAAGTTGCCGACGCCGTTGCCAAGTGGGATATCGACTACGTCGTCATGACCAGCGTCGACAG AGACGACATGCCTGACGGCGGTGCCGCGCACTTCGCTCGAACAGTTCAGCTGGTGAAGAAAGTCAAGCCTTCGATGCTCGTCGAGTGCTTGGTCTCCGACTTCCAGGGGATGGAAGGG TCCGTTCGCACGCTTGCTCAGTCCGGACTAGATGTCTACGCCCACAATATCGAGACGGTTCGCCGTTTGACGCCATACGTTCGCGACAAGCGAGCAAAATACGACCAGTCCCTGCGGGTGCTTCAGGCTGCGAAAAAGTTCAATCCCTCAGTGTTCACAAAATCGTCGATAATGGTGGGTCTGGGGGAAACCGAAGAAGAAGTCGTTGAGACTCTCCGGGATCTCCGAGCTCACAACGTCGATGTCGTGACCCTGGGCCAGTACCTGCGGCCCACGAAACAACAGCTGGGGGTCGTTGAGTATGTCACTCCCGAGAAGTTTCGACGCTACCAAGAGCTTGCGGAAGGCATGGGATTCAAATACGTTGCAAGCGGCCCTCTGGTGCGGTCCTCATATAAGGCCGGTGAATATTTCATGAAGCATCTGATTGAtgacgcgaggaagaagggctACGGCGACACGGTGAAAGAGGTCAAGCTCGAGGCCGACGTAGGCACGCTCAAAGGGGAGACAACCACATTCGGGGCAGAATGA
- a CDS encoding dgat2l1-prov protein (encoded by transcript BESB_060240) — protein sequence MWAELGRFLLVVVSPVFVALYVVHALFFPTVWRTNREKPYPRAGVLPAQEQPPLLVRIRSYIATRILSSLLLTCLFLNLFCLLHLRRVAWWYVPYALWCVCLADTFGRRLGWPSEWVRTMSIWTFVGEYFPFTLLKETPATPFPTDKNYLFGFHPHGVFSFSCCGQFAGRSRRPENDLAALMPGLDFRVATLELNMRTPFFRHILQLMGFISCSKKTLLNVLESKEKGKAVVLVVGGGREAFLAEEGKNDLVLKKRKGFFELALRTGASVVPVYSLGENDLYTVLKTPLAKTLSEKTMKIFGFSCPIFFGRGAFQLFLPRRVPTFTMIGDPIACARTENPTDDDIARLRDQYCEALERVFNKVKAAYRPKREFHDLRFVE from the exons ATGTGGGCGGAGCTCGGTCGCTTCCTGCTGGTCGTCGTCTCACCGGTGTTCGTCGCGCTGTACGTCGTGCATGCGCTATTTTTCCCGACGGTGTGGCGGACGAACCGCGAGAAGCCCTACCCGCGCGCGGGTGTTCTCCCCGCTCAGGAGCAACCGCCGCTGCTGGTTCGCATTCGCTCGTACATCGCCACGCGGATCctgtcgtctctgctgctcacCTGCCTGTTTCTCAACCTCTTCTGTCTGCTGCATCTCCGCCGCGTGGCGTGGTGGTACGTGCCCTACGCCCTCTGGTGCGTGTGCCTCGCGGACACCTTTGGCAGGCGCCTAGGGTGGCCTTCGGAATGG GTGCGCACCATGTCCATTTGGACGTTCGTCGGCGAGTACTTCCCGTTTACGCTGTTGAAGGAGACGCCCGCCACGCCGTTTCCCACGGATAAAAACTACCTCTTCGGCTTTCATCCG CACGGCGTTTTCAGCTTCTCGTGCTGCGGCCAGTTCGCGGGCAGATCGAGGCGGCCCGAGAACGATTTGGCTGCGCTCATGCCCG GCTTGGACTTCCGAGTGGCTACACTCGAACTAAACATGCGCACGCCGTTCTTTCGGCACATTCTGCAGTTGATGGGCTTCATCTCGTGCAGCAAGAAGACCCTCCTGAACGTCCTCGAAAG CAAGGAGAAGGGCAAGGCAGTTGTTCTAGTCGTCgggggcgggcgagaggCCTTCCTCGCAGAGGAGGGCAAGAATGATCTGGtcctgaagaagagaaaaggctTTTTTGAGTTGGCGCTGCGCacaggcgcctccgtcgttcCG GTTTACTCTTTGGGAGAGAACGACTTGTACACGGTGCTGAAGACGCCGTTGGCGAAGACACTGAGCGAAAAAACGATGAAGATCTTCGGGTTTTCATGCCCCATCTTCTTCG gccgcggcgccttccagCTGTTTTTGCCCCGGCGCGTGCCGACCTTCACGATGATTGGAGACCCGatcgcctgcgcgaggacggagaaCCCCACAGACGACGACATCGCCAGG CTCAGAGACCAGTACTGCGAGGCTCTCGAGCGCGTCTTCAACAAAGTTAAG GCTGCGTATCGCCCCAAGCGAGAGTTCCACGACCTCCGCTTCGTCGAGTGA
- a CDS encoding hypothetical protein (encoded by transcript BESB_060230) codes for MRHLVPSSVLALTAHACFFMCGVTGTHQPPTTATESMSENEVHQPMALSHGEANSLSGEEPEEEPYKLVSTAKPPLDHVTGTGRRGLARRMKKRQLTSRDLSPRWLYGMGAAAAALVGGYLIMSIVKNWRRLRDMGKADAYLRGRYEVADRVARRLKQERGEVMRRVAHARSEMETVFGSGRRECEEEIAVYEQIADVLGSQAQAASEATQDTAKAIRDFEQSIPRVDASQLASAHVDEAIGEGRMSEAREFWLRFHPAHQRLRRQLAPEVVELEEIADVAERKGSPSTETVYFLLNEAYRQRGSGAAWQQVDSMGQRVPHWTGLDADQLQDRLGVLASPPREPAYVRMAKEALEKARRERRLT; via the coding sequence ATGCGTCACCTGGTTCCGTCCAGCGTGCTAGCTCTGACAGCTCACGCATGTTTTTTCATGTGCGGAGTGACTGGAACGCATCAGCCCCCAACTACTGCCACAGAGTCGATGTCTGAAAACGAGGTGCATCAGCCCATGGCCTTGAGTCATGGAGAGGCGAATTCTCTGAGTGGCGAGGAACCAGAGGAGGAGCCGTACAAGTTGGTTTCTACGGCTAAGCCGCCACTCGACCACGTGACTGGGACTGGGCGGCGAGGTCTCGCTCGTCgaatgaagaagaggcaacTCACAAGTAGGGACTTGTCTCCACGGTGGCTATACGGGatgggcgccgccgcagcggcactCGTGGGGGGATACTTGATCATGAGTATCGTGAAAAACTGGCGTCGGCTGAGAGACATGGGAAAGGCCGACGCATACTTACGCGGTAGGTATGAGGTAGCAGACCGGGTCGCCCGTCGCCTCAAGCAGGAGCGAGGGGAAGTGatgcggcgcgtggcgcatGCACGAAGCGAAATGGAAACTGTTTTCGGCTCAGGCCGCAGAGAATGCGAGGAAGAAATCGCCGTTTATGAGCAGATCGCTGACGTGCTAGGATCACAGGCACAGGCTGCGTCCGAGGCGACTCAAGACACAGCCAAGGCAATTAGAGATTTCGAACAAAGCATCCCGCGTGTGGATGCGTCTCAGCTTGCTTCAGCACATGTAGACGAGGCGATAGGAGAAGGGCGCATGTCTGAAGCGAGAGAGTTCTGGCTTCGTTTTCATCCTGCGCAtcagcggctgcgacgaCAGTTGGCGCCGGAGGTGGTGGAGCTAGAGGAAATAGCAGACGTCGCAGAACGAAAAGGCTCACCATCAACTGAGACCGTGTATTTCTTATTGAATGAAGCCTATCGACAGAGAGGTAGCGGTGCCGCGTGGCAGCAAGTGGATTCCATGGGGCAGCGGGTGCCCCATTGGACTGGACTGGATGCGGACCAATTACAGGATCGTCTTGGAGTTCttgcctctccgcctcgagaACCTGCGTACGTGCGAATGGCGAAAGAGGCCCTGGAGAAAGCGCGGCGGGAACGAAGATTGACTTGA
- a CDS encoding hypothetical protein (encoded by transcript BESB_060210): MGNLQGSNRKPAALDDYSTTLSAAREGWETAERDEACRFMSLVAPITDGVEFPYDNKPEHGSFVNLQGLHIHTYIWYPAIKNHSRGDPTLADAAGGASALLRNGSASHARAASPAKADRPVSPFSGQDKLQREQQRAASTAVSYFASRSGATACAFQRAFSASGGASFTKSAPSASPAGPPLDQVLLDKADAASACRGVVILLHGYCNHSRLAWLSKQLPHDHARRDPTVVGYGIHSTASAPRSASSKFSTGEAQQRRTPATAGHGGSAVSGANACAENKPGKGKTAEDGASRRTQDEVDRRVPSKLSIHAEESGNGDGDTGHLSEALSDQHASAAWHIHYRGSWVEALNKAGFIVAAMDFQGHGFSQGWQGKRASVNRLDDFALDVIQFTAIVRRRCQYLRAVYRHHCSQGCGRETNSGDSHSEGDKRADAETAKEAATPGHETKATDATREDHAHERDRGVDEDGNVPVFLVGLSLGGWVAARTVQLLGDAKALASLSSVCDLNAPLPPLPGFSGKTPETRDSSPSVGASRPSPTFGSVSGCVLLSPMLDLSFVKAASKYHIYRPVLGRLAEWTPNMVVSRPHPNLQYPYLEAYMQRDKYTYKGGSRVRMVREMFEGTEAILQPECLSLVSETTCGALLIIHNLLDDTCGLEGSLRFFHGVDRVSDKIFLAVNAHVAGSPAAGKARCPSRLANDSQGRSVGIYEAEDVLLATPAATALEQEAALLHARQGAGQGHGSADEREAVHGSECRGGGVRECAEQQTERQQNGVHYQESESPKPHSQEQPRELARAPKDGSGGKEPRSEEAESQGRAGDCTHELQRTLPEAVTSTEGEEREVERLDKEQPAEVETTSRRGKEIEECGSAEECPQLKTGDRAPVPERSPGEMGVDALGDEKHEDRETTVDGGEASHAQPRRRALLSYDEEGSRVATESDRSPRACRVSQSLAMSTSVDSRPSAGDSKNEASGAFSLQEVAWPFHSASSGVQSVATEPEGPRVLPKNLYVECNVEASLLEKVRAYADPQLHGLDLHHSLPSEPDGEMILRRVMQWLLQHAPDELHRGQEGAQNERQGLLRGGHETGCAAASRAP; the protein is encoded by the coding sequence ATGGGGAATCTCCAGGGCAGCAACAGGaagcctgcggcgctggacGACTACTCCACAACGttgtctgctgcgcgtgaAGGGTGGGAGACGGCTGAGCGGGACGAGGCGTGCCGATTTATGTCTCTTGTGGCGCCCATAACCGACGGGGTCGAGTTCCCCTACGACAACAAACCCGAGCACGGCTCCTTTGTGAACTTGCAAGGTCTCCACAttcatacatacatatggTATCCTGCGATAAAGAACCACAGCAGAGGCGACCCGACGCTGGCggacgccgctggcggcgcctcggctctTCTGCGCAACGGGTCCGCATCGCATGCTCGGGCAGCCTCTCCTGCGAAGGCAGACAGGCCGGTGTCGCCGTTCTCCGGTCAAGACAAACTGCAGAgggagcagcagcgagccgccagCACCGCTGTGAGTTatttcgcgtctcgctctggcgcgactgcatgcgcctttcagcgcgccttctcggcgagcggcggcgcgtcgttcACGAAATCGGCGCCGAGTGCCTCGCCGGCCGGCCCGCCGCTGGATCAGGTTTTGCTTGACAAGGCCGACGCTGCCTCGGCTTGCCGAGGCGTCGTCATCCTGCTCCATGGGTACTGCAATCATTCTCGCCTAGCCTGGCTCTCCAAGCAGTTGCCGCACGACCATGCACGCAGGGACCCCACAGTCGTCGGCTACGGAATCCATTCgactgcctccgcgcctcgatCGGCCTCCTCGAAATTCTCAACGGGGGAGGCCCAGCAGCGTCGCACGCCCGCGACAGCGGGGCATGGGGGCTCGGCTGTGTCAGGTGCAAACGCATGCGCGGAAAACAAGCCTGGAAAGGGAAAGACAGCGGAGGATGGGGCCTCTCGGCGAACTCAGGACGAGGTGGATAGACGGGTGCCGTCGAAGTTGAGCATCCATGCTGAAGAAAGTGGAaacggagacggcgacaCAGGGCACCTGAGTGAGGCGCTCTCAGACCAgcacgcctctgcagcgtggCACATCCACTATCGAGGGAGCTGGGTGGAAGCACTGAACAAAGCAGGATTCATCGTCGCGGCCATGGACTTCCAGGGCCACGGCTTTTCGCAAGGGTGGCAGGGGAAGCGGGCCAGTGTAAACCGTCTGGATGACTTTGCACTCGATGTCATTCAGTTCACTGCCAtcgtgcggcgccgctgccagtACCTCCGCGCGGTGTATAGACACCACTGCAGCCAAGGATGCGGAAGAGAGACGAACTCAGGGGACAGTCATTCCGAAGGGGATAAACGAGCAGATGCCGAGACAGCAAAGGAAGCGGCGACTCCAGGTCacgagacgaaggcgaccgaCGCCACACGGGAAGACCACGCCCACGAACGCGACAGGGGAGTCGATGAGGACGGCAATGTGCCGGTCTTCCTCGTAGGGCTTTCTCTGGGCGGATGGGTCGCGGCAAGGACCGTTCAACTTCTTGGCGACGCTAAggctctcgcctcgctctcgtcggTATGTGACCTGAAtgcccccctccctcccctccccgGCTTTTCGGGAAAGACGCCAGAAACGCGTGattcttcgccttctgtcgGTGCCTCTCGGCCGTCGCCCACTTTCGGCAGCGTGTCTGGCTGcgttcttctttctcccATGCTCGACCTCTCCTTCGTTAAGGCTGCATCGAAGTATCATATCTACCGTCCTGTCCTCGGCCGCCTGGCGGAGTGGACGCCAAACATGGTTGTTTCCCGGCCGCACCCGAATTTGCAGTATCCATACTTGGAGGCCTACATGCAGAGAGACAAATACACGTACAagggcggctcgcgcgtccgcatGGTCAGAGAAATGTTTGAGGGCACTGAAGCAATTCTTCAGCCGGAGTGCCTCTCGCTAGTATCGGAGACCACCTGCGGAGCCCTGCTCATCATCCATAATCTTTTGGACGACACCTGCGGTCTGGAGGGCAGTCTGCGGTTCTTTCACGGAGTCGACAGGGTCAGCGATAAAATCTTCTTGGCCGTAAACGCGCACGTGGCTGGCTCGCCCGCAGCCGGAAAGGCTCGGTGCCCTTCGAGGCTCGCAAACGACAGCCAGGGGCGATCTGTAGGCATAtacgaggcggaggacgtgcTGCTGGCTACCCCGGCGGCCACGGCGCTTGAACAGGAAGCTGCGTtactgcatgcgcgccaaGGGGCGGGCCAGGGGCATGGCAGTGCTGATGAGCGCGAGGCTGTACACGGCAGCGAGtgccgtggaggcggcgtgAGAGAATGCGCCGAACAGCAAAccgagaggcagcagaaCGGGGTACATTATCAAGAGAGTGAGTCTCCGAAGCCCCACTCGCAGGAACAGCCCCGAGAACTGGCAAGGGCGCCGAAAGACGGGTCGGGCGGGAAGGAGCCTcgaagcgaggaggcggagagccaAGGCAGGGCGGGGGACTGCACCCacgagctgcagaggacgcTCCCTGAGGCAGTCACCTCGActgaaggcgaagaacgCGAGGTTGAGAGACTTGACAAGGAACAACCGGCGGAAGTAGAAACGACGAGCCGACGAGGTAAAGAGATCGAGGAGTGTGGAAGTGCTGAGGAGTGCCCTCAGCTGAAGACAGGGGACAGAGCCCCGGTGCCGGAGCGGAGCCCAGGCGAGATGGGAGTCGACGCCCTGGGCGACGAAAAGCACGAGGATAGGGAAACGACCGtggacggcggagaagcctcgcacgcgcagccgaggaggagggctcTGCTCTCCTATGACGAAGAGGGCTCGAGGGTGGCAACTGAAAGTGACCGCAGCCCCCGAGCGTGCCGCGTGAGCCAGTCGCTCGCCATGTCAACGTCGGTGGACTCCCGTCCATCCGCAGGCGACTCAAAAAACGAAGCAAGTggcgcgttttctctgcaggaGGTGGCGTGGCCATTCCACTCTGCGTCTTCCGGTGTTCAAAGCGTTGCCACTGAACCCGAAGGGCCGCGCGTTCTACCGAAGAATTTGTATGTCGAGTGCAATGTGGAAGCCTCACTACTGGAGAAAGTACGGGCATACGCCGACCCGCAGCTCCATGGCTTAGATTTACATCATTCCCTTCCATCCGAACCCGATGGCGAAATGATCCTTCGTCGCGTCATGCAGTGGCTCCTTCAGCATGCGCCAGACGAGCTGCATCGCGGAcaggagggcgcgcagaACGAGCGACAGGGGTTGCTGCGCGGGGGCCACGAAACTGGATGTGCGGCTGCGTCTCGAGCCCCATGA
- a CDS encoding hypothetical protein (encoded by transcript BESB_060220), with the protein MAKQLPSESSSNGVSRYHNASPSDQASARELHRLVTEAAGTRLVNVTVNLTLNDHEMNSSATHAPLKLEEGVSADEAGTARFISVPGTNVISPESATVAILEGLVVALEREKALDGAGTPPLPRARGTASQRRARFSTKKKELHRSWTAAASRLLVGVAMAVIVTTSLRKFALCMNDDVADNVIFNEASDGNLPDISPHVFHFGDFPRFQPRIVPLLPLEDGEENSGTAQGYEKDFLHAESIDDFKKREARFRQRYCSRFAVVSTETAGFSARVPESMVTASPMQNHPETTGFFGIPVTRRSLWRNLVQIKEGSSDPLSVVLDLIILGALLLSLVRYTEADHGTPAVPPSLDSPAVSASPGMKDKQEK; encoded by the coding sequence ATGGCTAAGCAGCTACCGTCGGAGTCTTCCTCAAATGGAGTCAGCAGGTATCACAACGCATCACCATCTGACCAGGCCAGTGCCCGTGAATTGCATCGGCTAGTAACGGAAGCCGCAGGCACCCGCTTAGTCAACGTGACAGTGAACTTGACGCTGAATGACCACGAGATGAACAGCTCTGCCACGCACGCTCCATTGAAACTGGAAgagggcgtctccgccgacgaggcaggAACGGCCAGATTTATCTCTGTTCCAGGCACCAACGTTATTTCCCCAGAGTCTGCAACCGTTGCAATTCTCGAAGGCCTTGTTGTTGCCCTGGAACGTGAAAAAGCATTAGATGGCGCCGGCACTCCTCCGCTCCCTCGTGCGCGGGGGACTGCTTCTCAACGGCGAGCAAGGTTTTCCACAAAGAAGAAGGAACTGCACCGAAGCTGgaccgccgccgcaagcAGACTTCTCGTCGGTGTGGCGATGGCAGTTATCGTGACCACCTCTCTAAGAAAATTTGCACTGTGTATGAACGATGACGTCGCCGATAACGTCATCTTTAATGAGGCCAGCGATGGGAACCTGCCTGACATATCCCCGCATGTTTTCCACTTCGGCGATTTCCCTAGATTTCAACCGCGCATTGTTCCACTCCTACCCTTAGAAGATGGGGAAGAGAATTCAGGAACCGCGCAGGGCTACGAAAAAGATTTTCTGCATGCAGAATCAATCGATGACTTCAAGAAACGAGAAGCGAGATTCCGTCAAAGATATTGCTCACGGTTTGCCGTTGTGAGCACCGAAACAGCTGGTTTTTCGGCTCGCGTGCCCGAGTCCATGGTTACAGCCTCCCCTATGCAGAATCATCCTGAGACAACGGGTTTTTTTGGGATTCCAGTTACCCGCCGCAGCCTATGGAGGAATCTTGTTCAGATAAAAGAAGGATCGTCAGACCCTCTGAGCGTAGTCCTGGACCTAATTATTCTGGGGGCCTTGCTTCTTTCGCTCGTTCGGTATACAGAGGCCGACCATGGTACACCGGCTgtgccgccgtctctcgaTTCCCCTGCAGTCAGCGCTTCTCCAGGCATGAAGGACAAACAAGAAAAATGA